A genome region from Paralichthys olivaceus isolate ysfri-2021 chromosome 6, ASM2471397v2, whole genome shotgun sequence includes the following:
- the mfsd5 gene encoding molybdate-anion transporter isoform X2 gives MTQGKLLLANKTTNGSTGGEALVAPAPPSYDEATAGTSAPCYSDAEMLTEFTWDDRNIRRVFIRKVYAILMIQLLVTFAIVAIFTFCDPVKEYIQTNPGWYWASYAVFFVTYLTLSCCSTPRRQFPWNLILLAIFTLSLSYMTGMLSSFYNTKSVVMCLGITAAVCLLVTVFSFQTKFDVTSYQGVLFVFCMVMFISGIVLALVLPFQYVPWLDAIYAVLGAILFTMFLAFDTQLLMGNKRYSMSPEEYVFATLNIYLDIIYIFSFFLQIFGTKQE, from the exons ATGACACAGGGCAAG TTGTTACTTGCAAACAAAACCACCAATGGCTCCACCGGTGGAGAGGCCTTGGTGGCACCAGCTCCTCCCAGCTACGACGAAGCCACTGCAG gcACCAGTGCTCCATGCTACAGTGATGCAGAGATGCTCACAGAGTTCACTTGGGATGACCGCAACATCAGGAGGGTCTTCATCCGAAAG GTCTATGCCATCTTGATGATCCAACTTTTGGTCACTTTTGCTATTGTGGCTATTTTCACATTCTG TGACCCTGTGAAGGAATACATCCAAACCAACCCTGGGTGGTACTGGGCCTCTTA CGCCGTGTTCTTTGTCACATATCTGACCCTGTCTTGCTGCTCTACACCGAG GAGACAGTTTCCATGGAATCTGATTCTGCTGGCCATCTTT ACCCTCTCACTCTCCTACATGACTGGGATGTTGTCCAG tTTCTATAATACCAAGTCAGTGGTGATGTGTCTGGGcatcacagcagctgtttgtctccTGGTCACAGTCTTCAGCTTCCAAACTAAG TTTGATGTGACCTCCTACCAAGGTGTGCTCTTTGTCTTCTGCATGGTCATGTTCATCTCTGGCATTGTGCTGGCACTCGTCCTTCCTTTCCAATAT GTACCATGGTTGGATGCCATATACGCTGTCCTGGGAGCCATACTGTTTACCATG TTTTTGGCATTTGACACCCAGCTCCTCATGGGAAACAAGAGGTATTCGATGAGTCCAGAAGAGTATGTCTTCGCCACTCTCAACATCTACCTGGATATCATTTATatcttttccttcttcctccAAATCTTTGGAACCAAACAAGAGTAA
- the mfsd5 gene encoding molybdate-anion transporter isoform X1: MLVTTYLAIIFLLALCVGLELTARRLTPPQSTPTALANPAFRRFQSIFLRAYLLALWADWLQGPYLYKLYRHYSFLESQIAILYVCGLASCVLFAPVSGWLPQALGRRRTCLLFCLSYSACCLTKLSRDYFVLIVGRVLGGLSTSLLATTFEAWYVHQHVEVHDFPKEWIPSTFAKAATWNHGLAVGAGLVANLLAEWLHLGPVAPFLLAVPCLVCCGWVVLTDWGKEETERGPEGDKQTLLGNSIGGVTHLSAKARFSRSCHEGLRCLLSDRRVILLGGVQALFESVLYIFVFLWTPVLDPHGPPLGIVFSCLMAASMAGSLLYRLATSTRYRLQPGHVLCLAVLMAFFSLFMLTFSTAAGQPRPHESFLAFLLLELACGLYFPAFSFLQGRVIPEEKRAGVLAWFRVPLHLLACLGLLALHGEVSGTGGGEAGSGTRHMFGGCAVMMLAALMAVVSLFTLGRNDTDLKLEETREEGEMY; encoded by the coding sequence ATGTTGGTGACTACGTATCTGGCCATCATTTTCCTGCTTGCCCTCTGTGTTGGCCTCGAGCTCACTGCACGCCGCCTCACCCCACCTCAGTCTACTCCAACTGCGCTTGCCAACCCAGCCTTCCGTCGCTTCCAGAGTATATTCCTCCGTGCATACCTTTTGGCTTTGTGGGCAGACTGGCTCCAGGGTCCTTACCTCTACAAACTTTACCGTCACTACAGCTTCCTGGAATCCCAAATAGCCATCTTATATGTGTGTGGCCTGGCTTCCTGTGTTCTGTTTGCCCCTGTTTCAGGCTGGCTCCCTCAAGCCTTGGGCCGTAGACGGACATGTCTTCTCTTCTGCCTGTCCTACTCAGCGTGTTGTCTCACCAAGCTTTCCAGAGATTACTTTGTTTTGATTGTGGGCCGTGTCCTGGGGGGTCTGTCCACGTCCCTGCTTGCCACCACATTTGAAGCCTGGTACGTGCACCAACATGTAGAAGTTCATGACTTTCCAAAGGAGTGGATCCCCAGCACCTTCGCTAAAGCAGCTACCTGGAACCACGGACTCGCTGTTGGAGCGGGGCTGGTAGCTAACTTGCTGGCTGAGTGGCTGCATCTGGGGCCGGTGGCTCCCTTTCTCCTGGCTGTTCCCTGCCTGGTGTGCTGCGGCTGGGTGGTGCTAACAGACTGGGGCAAGGAAGAGACTGAAAGAGGCCCTGAAGGGGACAAACAGACACTGCTTGGCAATTCAATTGGAGGTGTGACACATTTGTCTGCAAAGGCCCGGTTCTCACGCAGCTGCCATGAGGGGCTGCGCTGCCTACTTTCAGACAGGAGAGTTATTCTCTTGGGTGGAGTGCAGGCTCTGTTTGAAAGTGTCCTCTACatctttgttttcctgtggACTCCAGTACTGGACCCTCATGGGCCCCCTTTAGGAATAGTTTTCTCTTGTCTGATGGCTGCCAGTATGGCTGGCTCCTTGCTGTACCGCCTAGCAACCTCCACTCGTTACCGTCTACAGCCTGGCCATGTGCTCTGTCTGGCTGTGCTGATGGCTTTCTTCTCTCTATTCATGCTGACCTTTTCCACCGCTGCAGGCCAGCCTAGACCCCATGAATCGTTCCTGGCCTTCCTGCTGCTGGAGTTGGCCTGTGGGCTCTATTTCCCAGCATTCAGTTTTCTCCAGGGCAGGGTTATCCCAGAGGAGAAGCGGGCTGGTGTGCTGGCCTGGTTCCGGGTGCCTCTGCACCTGCTGGCCTGCCTCGGGTTGCTGGCCCTCCATGGAGAGGTATCGGGAACAGGTGGAGGGGAGGCTGGCAGCGGCACCAGACACATGTTTGGGGGCTGTGCCGTCATGATGCTGGCAGCTTTGATGGCGGTCGTTAGTCTGTTCACTCTGGGCAGAAATGACACAGATCTTAAACTGGAGGAAAccagagaggagggtgagatgtACTGA
- the LOC109635188 gene encoding nuclear receptor subfamily 1 group D member 1-like yields the protein MDNSPGGAGGGVILYAGSSGSNSPSPGSPSSGYQTQSPSSHSQPSSPEEFTFTEIGPLKQRATECTAPSSKLVFQFPEVYSGPSIAATPQHTYAHPIAGKRPCGFTGTFTKTGGMVLLCKVCGDIASGFHYGVHACEGCKGFFRRSIQQNINYKMCVKNENCLIMRMNRNRCQHCRFKKCLSVGMSRDAVRFGRIPKREKQRLLDEMQSYMNSLNESAAMDMDSSSVRDVLPSPDDGNSKEAIGAISRAYHDIFTSSRSSNRSQGRVAKRANVTSNNNTSPFSQDASFPQVSSHPNSTQSYQSCPVAPATLCPVAPNDNHPTFHNVDNSHYDYFVSANPNHNQSHGTTPQSGTSANHNSFRNAGHTTNPPSCPWKLAPGAKVLACPLNACPVSGAERSSQEIWESFSQCFTPAVKEVVEFAKGIPGFQELSQQDQVMLLKSGTFQVLMVRFCTLFNAEDRTVTFLNGKTYPLSTLRALGMGSLLDAMFEFSEKLGSLGLEPDEMALFMAVVLVSADRSGISDMWAVEQLQEGLIRALRSLINRRRPDDSALFPKLLLRLPDLRTLNNLHSEKLLAFRIDP from the exons caggtggaggggTCATCCTGTACGCCGGTTCCTCCGGCAGTAACAGTCCCAGCCCCGGCAGCCCTTCCAGTGGGTACCAGACACAGTCGCCCTCTTCGCACTCTCAGCCCTCATCTCCGGAAGAGTTTACCTTCACAGAGATTGGGCCACTCAAACAGAGGGCAACTGAGTGCACAGCCCCATCCTCCAAACTGGTGTTCCAGTTCCCAGAGGTCTACAGTGGCCCCTCAATAGCAGCCACCCCGCAGCACACCTACGCACACCCCATTGCAGGAAAGAGGCCATGTGGCTTCACAGGAACTTTCACCA AAACAGGTGGAATGGTCCTGCTCTGCAAAGTCTGTGGGGACATCGCATCTGGTTTCCACTATGGAGTGCATGCCTGTGAAGGTTGCAAG ggttttttCCGCCGCAGCATCCAGCAGAACATCAATTACAAGATGTGTGTGAAGAATGAGAACTGTCTGATCATGCGCATGAACCGAAACCGTTGCCAGCACTGCCGTTTCAAGAAATGCCTCTCTGTTGGCATGTCAAGAGATG CTGTACGTTTTGGCCGCATCCCTaagagagagaagcagcgtCTTCTGGATGAGATGCAGAGCTACATGAACAGCCTAAATGAGTCGGCTGCCATGGACATGGACTCATCTTCAGTGAGGGACGTTCTCCCCAGCCCAGATGATGGCAACTCAAAAGAAGCCATTGGGGCCATCTCTCGAGCCTACCACGACATCTTcaccagcagcagaagcagcaacCGCAGCCAAGGACGAGTAGCCAAGAGGGCTAACGTCACCTCTAACAACAACACATCTCCATTTTCTCAGGATGCCAGTTTTCCCCAAGTCTCATCTCACCCCAACTCCACCCAGAGTTATCAGTCTTGTCCTGTTGCCCCTGCCACCCTCTGCCCGGTTGCCCCGAATGACAACCATCCCACGTTCCACAATGTGGACAACAGTCACTACGACTACTTTGTGTCAGCAAATCCGAACCACAACCAGTCTCATGGTACAACACCTCAAAGCGGCACCTCTGCCAATCATAACAGTTTTCGCAATGCAGGACATACCACAAACCCGCCCTCCTGCCCTTGGAAATTAGCTCCAGGAGCTAAAGTGCTG gCCTGTCCTCTCAATGCATGCCCTGTGTCAGGGGCGGAGCGGTCGAGTCAGGAGATATGGGAATCCTTCTCTCAGTGTTTCACTCCTGCTGTCAAGGAGGTGGTGGAGTTTGCCAAGGGTATCCCTGGATTTCAAGAGCTTAGTCAACAGGACCAGGTCATGCTGCTCAAGTCAGGCACCTTCCAG GTATTGATGGTGAGGTTCTGCACCTTGTTCAATGCTGAGGATCGCACAGTGACCTTCCTGAATGGAAAAACTTACCCACTCTCTACCCTGAGGGCTTTGGGCATGGGCTCCCTGCTGGACGCCATGTTTGAGTTCAGTGAGAAGTTAGGCTCCTTGGGGCTAGAGCCTGACGAAATGGCTCTCTTCATGGCTGTGGTGCTGGTTTCTGCAG ACCGCTCTGGCATCTCGGACATGTGGGCTGTAGAGCAGCTCCAGGAGGGTCTCATTCGCGCCCTGCGATCACTAATCAACAGACGTCGTCCAGATGACTCCGCTCTCTTCCCAAAACTCCTCCTGCGCCTGCCAGACCTGCGCACCCTCAACAATCTTCACTCCGAAAAACTCTTGGCCTTTCGCATTGACCCTTGA